A region from the Chanodichthys erythropterus isolate Z2021 chromosome 5, ASM2448905v1, whole genome shotgun sequence genome encodes:
- the srd5a2b gene encoding 3-oxo-5-alpha-steroid 4-dehydrogenase 2b, with the protein MQCQELLVRGLSLGMILGGVMHFICLRKSHAAYGRYVDTSGSSMMVPARLAWFLQELPALLVPLLLMLITDGKHSTGKHLMLWTFCLHYFQRSCIYSLLTKGRPYPFNIMLLGIAFCSINGFLQAHYLLHCATYHNTWFSDACLLAGLIIFFIGMGVNIHSDHILRSLRKPGEISYKIPRGGLFEYVSGANFFGEIVQWLGYAVANWSLPTFAFAFFTICFIGPRAYHHHRFYHEKFKDFPRSRRSLIPFIF; encoded by the exons ATGCAGTGCCAGGAGCTCCTCGTGCGGGGCCTGAGCTTGGGGATGATCCTGGGTGGGGTGATGCACTTCATATGTCTCAGGAAGTCTCATGCTGCCTACGGCCGCTACGTGGACACCTCGGGCAGCTCCATGATGGTGCCCGCAAGGCTAGCCTGGTTCCTCCAGGAGCTTCCTGCTCTCCTGGTGCCCCTGCTTTTGATGCTGATCACGGATGGAAAACACAGCACCGGGAAACACCTGATGCTCTGGACCTTCTGCCTGCACTACTTCCAAAG GAGCTGCATCTACTCTCTGCTGACCAAAGGGCGGCCGTATCCATTCAACATCATGCTGTTAGGGATTGCGTTTTGCTCTATTAATGGCTTCCTGCAGGCACACTATCTGCTGCATTGTGCTACATATCACAACACATGGTTTTCTGATGCCTGTTTACTAGCCG GCCTGATAATATTTTTCATAGGAATGGGAGTTAATATTCACAGTGACCACATTCTTCGCAGCCTGAGGAAACCTGGAGAAATTTCCTATAAAATCCCGAGAG GTGGCTTGTTTGAGTATGTGTCTGGTGCAAATTTCTTCGGGGAGATTGTACAGTGGCTGGGCTACGCTGTTGCTAACTGGTCCTTACCCACAtttgcttttgctttttttaCAATTTGCTTCATAGGCCCGAGAGCCTATCACCATCACAG GTTCTATCATGAGAAGTTCAAAGATTTCCCCAGATCAAGAAGATCTCTCATACCCTTCATCTTTTGA
- the memo1 gene encoding protein MEMO1, whose protein sequence is MSNRMVCREASHAGSWYTASGSQLNAQLEGWLSQAQSTAGPARAIIAPHAGYTYCGACAAHAYKQVDPSITRRVFILGPSHHVPLSRCALSPAEVYRTPLYDLRIDQKVYADLWKTGMFERMSLQTDEDEHSIEMHLPYTAKAMESHKDEFSIVPVLVGALSESKEQEYGKLLSKYLADPSNLFIISSDFCHWGQRFRYTYYDESQGEIYRSIEHLDKMGMGIIEQLDPISFSNYLKKYHNTICGRHPIGVLLNAVAELKKNGIDMNFSFLNYAQSSQCRNWSDSSVSYAAGALIVH, encoded by the exons ATGTCGAACCGGATGGTGTGCAGAGAAGCGAGCCACGCCGGCAGCTGGTACACGGCCTCAG GATCCCAGCTTAACGCACAACTCGAGGGCTGGTTATCTCAAGCACAATCCACAGCTGGTCCAGCTAGAGCCATAATAGCACC GCACGCTGGCTACACCTACTGCGGCGCGTGTGCCGCTCATGCCTACAAGCAGGTGGACCCCTCGATCAC TCGGAGGGTGTTCATTCTCGGCCCCTCTCACCATGTGCCGCTGTCTCGCTGTGCCCTCTCCCCCGCCGAGGTCTACAGAACGCCACTGTACGACCTGAGGATCGACCAGAAGG TTTATGCTGATCTTTGGAAAACTGGCATGTTTGAGAGGATGAGTCTGCAGACAGACGAAGATGAACACAGCATTGAGATGCACCTGCCTTATACCGCTAAAGCCATGGAGAG CCATAAAGATGAGTTCAGCATCGTCCCTGTGCTGGTGGGAGCTCTGAGTGAATCTAAAGAGCAGGAATATGGCAAGCTGCTAAGCAAATACCTGGCTGACCCCTCCAATCTCTTCATCATCTCCTCTGACTTTTGCCACTGGG GTCAACGTTTCCGTTACACCTACTACGATGAAAGTCAAGGAGAGATCTACAGATCTATCGAGCACCTTGACAAAATG ggAATGGGAATTATAGAACAATTGGACCCCATCTCCTTTAGCAATTATTTGAAGAAATATCATAATACTATTTGCGGTCGCCATCCCATCGGCGTTCTTCTAAAT GCCGTGGCAGAACTGAAAAAGAACGGCATAGACATGAACTTCTCTTTCCTAAACTATGCGCAGTCAAGCCAGTGCCGAAACTGGTCGGACAGCTCTGTGAGTTATGCTGCTGGAGCTCTGATCGTTCATTGA